In Juglans microcarpa x Juglans regia isolate MS1-56 chromosome 4S, Jm3101_v1.0, whole genome shotgun sequence, a single window of DNA contains:
- the LOC121263762 gene encoding uncharacterized protein LOC121263762, whose protein sequence is MATSSSSSLSSSSKRLASNLSTIASRIYFFLIILQIPLFRVPCRSGMCTTPLHVTSSQLIASEIFPVAVMKTLLYPGAVANGLVKNFTVPSWNNLLDIYNLTSVKEAPAVTDLQRLEVLAGSYFSVAGALVGLLRPGRMSMFGTLLVIWGLVKEGILGKPVNTDPTQAVYVYPTMLIALICAFSSVKYDVKKVVRSAPARPVAKPLQSSSKSKLK, encoded by the exons ATggcaacttcttcttcttcttcattatcGTCGTCATCAAAGAGATTGGCGAGCAATCTGTCAACAATAGCATCTCGCATCTACTTCTTCCTAATCATTCTTCAGATCCCTCTTTTCAG GGTCCCATGTAGATCTGGTATGTGTACAACACCATTGCATGTCACATCCTCCCAATTGATTGCAAGTGAGATCTTTCCTGTTGCTGTTATGAAGACCCTTTTGTACCCTGGGGCTGTTGCAAATGGCCTTGTCAAGAACTTTACTGTTCCAAGCTGGAATAACCTGTTAGACATCTATAACTTAACCAGTGTGAAGGAAGCTCCTGCTGTAACAGATCTCCAACGCTTAGAG GTTCTTGCAGGAAGCTACTTCTCCGTGGCAGGAGCGCTTGTGGGTCTTCTAAGACCAGGGAGGATGAGCATGTTTGGGACACTTCTCGTAATTTGGGGCCTTGTCAAGGAGGGGATTTTAGGAAAGCCAGTAAATACAGATCCAACGCAAGCCGTATATGTCTACCCAACAATGTTGATTGCTCTGATCTGTGCCTTCTCGTCTGTAAAGTATGATGTGAAGAAGGTTGTTAGGAGTGCTCCAGCCCGACCCGTGGCAAAGCCTCTTCAGAGCTCCTCAAAATCTAAGCTGAAATGA
- the LOC121263769 gene encoding acyl-protein thioesterase 1 homolog 1-like isoform X1, giving the protein MSYGSSDIGSGSGTATRTFEFGRTHVVRPKGMHQATIVWLHGLGDKGSSWSQLLETLPLPNIKWICPTAPTRPVKIFGGFPCTAWFDVGDFSEEDPDDLEGLDASAAYVANLLSTEPADVKLGVGGFNMGAATALHSVMCLVSGKYANGNPYRVNLNAIVSLSGWLPCSRILRNRVEGSHGAARRAASLPIFLCHGLDDDVIAYEHGKRSAQTLSSAGFQNLTFRTYDGLGHYTIPEETDEVCNWLTANLGLQGS; this is encoded by the exons ATGAGTTACGGTAGCTCAGATATAGGTTCTG GTAGTGGAACGGCCACAAGGACATTCGAGTTTGGAAGGACTCATGTGGTCAGGCCCAAAGGGATGCACCAGGCCACTATTGTTTGGCTGCATGGCCTTGGTGACAAGGGCTCAAG CTGGTCCCAGCTCTTGGAAACTCTTCCTCTTCCAAAT ATAAAATGGATTTGCCCCACAGCTCCGACTCGGCCGGTAAAAATATTTGGTGGATTTCCTTGTACTGCTT GGTTCGATGTGGGAGATTTTTCAGAAGAAGACCCTGATGATTTGGAGGGATTAGATGCTTCAGCAGCATATGTAGCCAACCTATTGTCAACAGAGCCTGCTGATG TCAAACTTGGTGTTGGGGGCTTCAATATGGGTGCTGCAACTGCGCTCCACTCAGTTATGTGCCTTGTTTCAGGAAAGTATGCAAATGGAAACCCTTATCGTGTCAATCTAAATGCAATTGTCAGTCTTAGTGGTTGGCTCCCATGTTCAAG gatCTTAAGGAACCGAGTGGAAGGGTCACATGGGGCAGCAAGGCGTGCAGCATCATTACCCATATTTCTCTGTCATGGGCTGG ATGATGATGTGATTGCATATGAACACGGAAAGAGATCTGCTCAGACATTAAGCTCAGCCGGatttcaaaatcttacatttagAACTTATGATGG GTTGGGTCACTACACAATCCCTGAAGAGACCGATGAAGTTTGTAATTGGCTGACTGCAAATTTGGGGCTCCAGGGATCGTGA
- the LOC121263766 gene encoding protein tesmin/TSO1-like CXC 3: KTSSTIDGDDRHCNCKKTKCLKLYCECFAAGIYCAEPCTCQGCYNRPDYEDTVLDTREQIESRNPLAFAPKIAQRVNEFNSMKDGNRATPSSSGRHKRGCNCKKSMCLKKYCECYQANIGCSSGCRCDGCKNVYGRKEECAATELGMNKEMVSDEIGKERFEGTFDKNLEGMAAGADLLYAGLYDPHNITLLTPAFQYSESEPKSQIVSRSYARSSEFDSPLSSYVDSSRTSNSSDMLLHANKESLSLGSYDWRLDYNNVEMMKKFSPESDTVALSYLTSLSDPPFMAMASSTSSKTRDSANNSHFQLSPGTDYVSSAGSHHWCSSPITPMTSLEGAKSLQGLIPDSGFCDIPVYGSPDILRDRTTPSKSVEVRSPNQKRVSPPQSHMNELGSSCSGGLRTSGKFMLRAAPSFPPLSPCIDIKSSTNKKDTNL; encoded by the exons AAAACTTCAAGCACCATTGATGGTGATGACAGGCATTGCAACTGCAAGAAGACCAAATGCTTGAAACT TTATTGTGAATGCTTTGCTGCTGGAATCTATTGTGCTGAGCCTTGTACTTGCCAAGGGTGCTATAACAGACCTGACTATGAAGACACAGTTCTTGATACAAGAGAACAAATTGAATCACGAAACCCACTTGCATTTGCTCCCAAAATCGCACAGCGTGTCAATGAGTTCAATAGTATG AAAGATGGAAATCGTGCAACACCATCCAGCTCAGGGAGACACAAAAGAGGCTGCAATTGCAAGAAGTCAATGTGTCTTAAGAAATATTGTGAATGCTAtcag GCTAACATCGGATGCTCTAGTGGATGCCGGTGTGATGGATGTAAAAATGTCTATGGCAGGAAGGAAG AATGTGCTGCTACTGAGCTTGGTATGAACAAAGAAATGGTTAGTGACGAAATTGGCAAGGAAAGATTTGAAGGCACATTTGATAAAAACCTGGAAGGGATGGCAGCCGGAGCAGATTTGTTGTATGCCGGATTGTATGATCCACATAACATCACCCTATTGACGCCAGCATTTCAGTACTCAGA GTCTGAACCTAAATCCCAAATTGTTTCAAGAAGCTACGCACGATCATCTGAATTTGATTCTCCCTTGTCATCTTATGTGGATTCTTCAAGAACTTCAAATAGCAGTGACATGCTTCTGCACGCAAATAAAGAATCACTAAGTCTAGGTTCTTATGATTGGCGATTGGATTACAATAATGtggaaatgatgaaaaaattctCACCAGAAAGTGATACAGTTGCTCTGTCCTATTTAACTTCACTTTCAGATCCACCCTTCATGGCCATGGCttcttcaacttcatccaaaacAAGGGACTCGGCAAATAATTCACACTTTCAACTTTCTCCGGGAACTGACTATGTCTCATCTGCTGGTTCCCATCATTGGTGCAGTTCCCCAATTACTCCAATGACTAGTTTAGAAGGAGCCAAATCACTCCAGGGACTTATTCCTGATAGTGGGTTTTGTGACATTCCGGTTTATGGCTCTCCTGACATACTGAGGGATAGGACTACACCAAGTAAATCAGTTGAAGTTCGTTCACCAAATCAGAAGAGGGTTTCTCCTCCACAGAGCCATATGAATGAGCTTGGGTCAAGCTGTTCAGGGGGCTTGAGAACTAGCGGCAAGTTCATGTTGAGGGCTGCCCCTTCTTTCCCACCTCTTAGCCCTTGCATTGATATCAAAAGCAGTACCAATAAAAAAGATACGAATCTTTGA
- the LOC121263763 gene encoding transcription factor HY5-like, protein MQEQATSSIAANSLPSSSERSSSSALQPEVKEGLESDEEIRRVPEIGGESAGTSASRRDSGSGAGPDRLQVAGEGQRKRGRSPADKESKRLKRLLRNRVSAQQARERKKAYLTDLETRVKELEKKNSELEERLSTLQNENQMLRHILKNTTASRKGGSNGANANDGSL, encoded by the exons ATGCAAGAGCAAGCAACGAGTTCCATTGCGGCGAATTCTCTGCCTTCAAGCAGCGAAAGATCTTCGAGCTCCGCTCTTCAACCTGAAGTCAAAGAAG GTTTGGAGAGTGATGAGGAGATCAGGAGAGTACCAGAGATAGGTGGTGAATCTGCGGGGACCTCAGCCTCGAGACGAGACAGCGGTTCAGGGGCAGGTCCAGACCGACTTCAAGTGGCAGGGGAAGGTCAGAGGAAGAGAGGCCGAAGTCCAGCTGACAAAGAAAGCAAGCGTCTAAAGAG GTTGCTGAGGAACAGAGTTTCGGCTCAGCAAGCAAGGGAAAGAAAGAAGGCATACTTGACTGACCTGGAAACGAGGGTGAAAGAGTTGGAGAAGAAAAACTCTGAGCTTGAAGAGAGGCTGTCCACCTTGCAGAACGAGAATCAGATGCTTAGACAT ATATTGAAGAACACGACAGCAAGCAGGAAAGGAGGAAGTAATGGTGCTAATGCCAATGATGGGTCTTTATGA
- the LOC121262696 gene encoding protein OVEREXPRESSOR OF CATIONIC PEROXIDASE 3: MGKTASRRGFEVTTDKSLRLPSPPPRGQSRPTRLFLPLHPPRRSVLALSRRRNPSSSTPASSSSKRNKKVLPRNDALEDDVIDEDAFDALFSQLEEDLKNDGLSLDDEDDEISEEDLARFEQELAEVLGDDDVEMAISAADDTESDNDAEEDDDEEYERPAKLKNWQLRRLAAALKAGRRKTSIKTLAAELCLDRAVVLELLRDPPANLLMMSAALPDKPAPIVSVAVPENKPAPTEIPSETSADAAEPKTKGQLPVHVMQQTWNAQKRLKKVHVETLERVYRRTKRPTNSMISSIVHVTNLPRKRVVKWFEDKRAEDGVPDHRIPYQRHRYERRSW; this comes from the exons ATGGGGAAAACCGCTTCGAGGCGAGGCTTTGAAGTGACAACTGACAAGTCCCTTCGTCTTCCTTCG cCGCCTCCTCGGGGCCAATCCCGGCCCACCCGTTTGTTTCTGCCACTTCACCCTCCCCGCCGCTCCGTACTAGCTCTCTCGCGCCGTCGAAACCCCAGCTCTTCCACCCCTGCGTCTTCCTCTTCGAAGAGAAATAAG AAAGTCTTGCCTCGTAATGATGCTTTAGAAGACGACGTTATAGACGAGGATGCCTTTGACGCACTCTTTAGCCAACTGGAGGAAGATTTAAAGAATGATGGGCTATCCCTAGATGACGAGGATGATGAGATAAGTGAAGAAGACCTTGCCAGGTTTGAACAAGAATTAGCGGAGGTACTAGGAGATGATGATGTAGAAATGGCGATTTCAGCTGCGGATGACACTGAAAGTGATAATGATGCTGAAGAAGATGACGATGAAGAATACGAAAGGCCGGCGAAGCTTAAAAATTGGCAACTTCGAAGATTGGCTGCAGCTTTGAAAGCTGGCCGTCGAAAAACTAGC ATAAAAACTCTTGCTGCTGAGCTTTGTCTTGATAGGGCTGTGGTTCTTGAATTGCTTCGTGACCCTCCTGCAAATCTTTTAATGATGAGTGCCGCTTTACCTGATAAACCGGCACCGATAGTATCAGTAGCAGTGCCTGAAAATAAGCCCGCACCCACAGAAATTCCTAGCGAAACAAGTGCGGATGCAGCAGAACCTAAGACCAAGGGGCAACTGCCTGTCCATGTCATGCAACAGACATGGAATGCTCAAAAGAGACTGAAAAAAGTGCACGTTGAAACCCTTGAAAGAGTTTATAGGAGAACAAAACGCCCTACT AACTCAATGATTAGTAGCATAGTGCATGTGACAAATCTACCCAGAAAAAGAGTTGTGAAATGGTTTGAAGACAAACGTGCTGAAGATGGAGTCCCTGACCATCGCATTCCATACCAACG GCACCGCTACGAACGACGTTCATGGTAA
- the LOC121263765 gene encoding uncharacterized RNA-binding protein C17H9.04c-like, translating to MNRPGDWNCRSCNHLNFQRRDSCQRCGETRPAERSGDYGSFGGRSSGGSSSFGFNITGPDVRPGDWYCTIGNCGTHNFASRSSCFKCGASKDESSGGGYDYDQGDKPRMRGFGGFGSGSSTGSSSRSGWKSGDWICSRMGCNEHNFANRMECFRCNAPRDSSAGGRSPYSS from the exons ATGAATAGGCCAGGAGATTGGAATTGTAGATCATGCAACCATCTCAACTTTCAAAGGAGGGACTCGTGCCAACGATGTGGAGAGACAAGACCAGCCGAGAGATCAGGTGACTATGGAAGCTTTGGAGGAAGATCATCAGGTGGCTCATCATCATTTGGGTTCAATATTACAGGTCCAGATGTCCGCCCTGGTGATTGGTATTGCACCATTGGGAACTGTGGGACCCATAACTTTGCTAGCCGCTCAAGCTGCTTCAAGTGCGGTGCCTCCAAGGATGAATCTTCTGGTGGGGGATATGATTATGATCAGGGTGACAAACCTAGAATGAGAGGTTTTGGGGGGTTTGGCAGTGGCAGCAGTACTGGCAGCTCCAGCCGCTCTGGCTGGAAATCTGGTGATTGGATTTGCTCTAG GATGGGGTGCAACGAGCACAATTTCGCCAACAGGATGGAATGTTTCCGATGCAATGCGCCGAGGGACTCGAGCGCCGGCGGCAGGTCTCCATATTCATCCTAG
- the LOC121263769 gene encoding acyl-protein thioesterase 1-like isoform X2, which translates to MSYGSSDIGSGSGTATRTFEFGRTHVVRPKGMHQATIVWLHGLGDKGSSWSQLLETLPLPNIKWICPTAPTRPVKIFGGFPCTAWFDVGDFSEEDPDDLEGLDASAAYVANLLSTEPADGKYANGNPYRVNLNAIVSLSGWLPCSRILRNRVEGSHGAARRAASLPIFLCHGLDDDVIAYEHGKRSAQTLSSAGFQNLTFRTYDGLGHYTIPEETDEVCNWLTANLGLQGS; encoded by the exons ATGAGTTACGGTAGCTCAGATATAGGTTCTG GTAGTGGAACGGCCACAAGGACATTCGAGTTTGGAAGGACTCATGTGGTCAGGCCCAAAGGGATGCACCAGGCCACTATTGTTTGGCTGCATGGCCTTGGTGACAAGGGCTCAAG CTGGTCCCAGCTCTTGGAAACTCTTCCTCTTCCAAAT ATAAAATGGATTTGCCCCACAGCTCCGACTCGGCCGGTAAAAATATTTGGTGGATTTCCTTGTACTGCTT GGTTCGATGTGGGAGATTTTTCAGAAGAAGACCCTGATGATTTGGAGGGATTAGATGCTTCAGCAGCATATGTAGCCAACCTATTGTCAACAGAGCCTGCTGATG GAAAGTATGCAAATGGAAACCCTTATCGTGTCAATCTAAATGCAATTGTCAGTCTTAGTGGTTGGCTCCCATGTTCAAG gatCTTAAGGAACCGAGTGGAAGGGTCACATGGGGCAGCAAGGCGTGCAGCATCATTACCCATATTTCTCTGTCATGGGCTGG ATGATGATGTGATTGCATATGAACACGGAAAGAGATCTGCTCAGACATTAAGCTCAGCCGGatttcaaaatcttacatttagAACTTATGATGG GTTGGGTCACTACACAATCCCTGAAGAGACCGATGAAGTTTGTAATTGGCTGACTGCAAATTTGGGGCTCCAGGGATCGTGA